The Helicobacter pylori genome includes a window with the following:
- a CDS encoding Bax inhibitor-1/YccA family protein, with the protein MALYDRANSHNAYAENSLSHESELVGFVKTTYKFFAGSLLLATIGALLGLMNFQAVVQYKWVFFIAEIAVLFGLMFSKSKPGLNLFMLFAFTSLSGVTLVPLLGMVIAKAGLGAIWQALGMTTIVFGLMSVYALKTKNDLANMGKMLFIALIVVVVCSLINLFLGSPMFQVVIAGASAILFSLYIAYDTQNIVKGMYDSPIDAAVSLYLDFLNVFISILQIIGIFSDRDK; encoded by the coding sequence ATGGCATTGTATGACAGAGCTAATTCTCATAATGCGTATGCAGAAAATTCTTTATCGCATGAAAGCGAGCTGGTGGGTTTTGTTAAAACGACTTACAAGTTCTTTGCAGGCAGTTTGTTACTAGCGACTATCGGGGCGTTATTAGGTTTGATGAACTTTCAAGCCGTAGTGCAGTATAAATGGGTGTTTTTTATCGCTGAAATTGCGGTGCTTTTTGGTTTGATGTTTTCTAAATCCAAACCCGGATTGAATCTATTCATGCTGTTTGCCTTCACTTCATTATCAGGGGTTACTTTGGTGCCTTTGTTAGGTATGGTGATTGCAAAAGCTGGTTTAGGAGCGATTTGGCAAGCTTTAGGCATGACAACTATTGTTTTTGGTTTGATGAGCGTGTATGCCCTTAAAACGAAAAACGACTTAGCGAATATGGGTAAAATGCTCTTTATCGCTTTGATTGTGGTGGTGGTGTGTTCGCTCATTAACTTGTTTTTGGGTAGCCCCATGTTCCAGGTTGTCATTGCGGGAGCGAGTGCGATTTTATTCAGTCTTTACATCGCTTATGACACCCAAAACATCGTTAAAGGCATGTATGATAGCCCCATTGATGCGGCGGTGAGCTTGTATTTAGACTTTTTGAATGTCTTCATTTCCATCTTGCAAATCATTGGTATTTTTTCAGACAGAGACAAATAG
- the carB gene encoding carbamoyl-phosphate synthase large subunit, which yields MPKRTDISNILLIGSGPIVIGQACEFDYSGTQSCKTLKSLGYRVILINSNPATVMTDPEFSHQTYIQPITPENIAAIIKKEKIDAILPTMGGQTALNAVMQMHQKGMLEGVELLGAKIEAIKKGEDRQAFKEAMLKIGMDLPKGRYAYSELEALEAINEIGFPAIIRASFTLAGGGSGVAYNIEEFQELAKNALDASPINEILIEESLLGWKEYEMEVIRDSKDNCIIVCCIENIDPMGVHTGDSITIAPSLTLTDKEYQRMRDASFAILREIGVDTGGSNVQFAIHPETLRMVVIEMNPRVSRSSALASKATGFPIAKVATMLAVGFSLDEIKNDITNTPASFEPSLDYIVVKIPRFAFEKFAGVSSTLGTSMKSIGEVMAIGGNFLEALQKALCSLENNWLGFESLSKDLEMIKKEIRRPNFKRLLYIADAFRLGVCVDEVFELCQIDRWFLSQIQKLIKAEEGINSSVLTGAKKLRGLKSLGFSDARIAAKIKENDNLEVSPFEVELARMHLQIAPHFEEVDTCAAEFLSLTPYLYSTYAPNPLPPIENKQEKQEKKILIIGSGPNRIGQGIEFDYCCVHASFALKDLNIKSVMLNCNPETVSTDYDTSDTLYFEPIHFECVKSIIQRERVDGIIVHFGGQTPLKLAKDLAKMQAPIIGTPFKVIDIAEDREKFSLFLKELDIKQPENGMAKSVDEAYSIANVIGFPIIVRPSYVLGGQHMQILENIEELHHYLESVTHALEISPKNPLLIDKFLEKAVELDVDAICDKKEVYIAGILQHIEEAGIHSGDSACFIPSTLRAEILDEIERVSAKIALHLGVVGLLNIQFAVYENSLYLIEVNPRASRTVPFLSKALGVPLAKVATRVMVLEDLKEALKFYDKKNIVEYSKGVYKPKMPHFVALKEAVFPFNKLYGSDLILGPEMKSTGEVMGIAKSLGLAFFKAQTACFNPIKNKGLIFVSIKDKDKEEACVLMKRLVELGFELCATEGTHKALEKAGVKSLKVLKISEGRPNIMDLMMNGEISMAINTSDHKSQDDAKLIRASVLKNHVSYFTTLSAIEVLLLALEESSQKDELLALQDYLK from the coding sequence ATGCCTAAACGCACCGATATTTCCAACATTCTACTGATAGGATCAGGCCCTATTGTGATCGGACAAGCTTGCGAATTTGACTACTCAGGGACTCAAAGTTGTAAAACCTTAAAATCTTTAGGTTATAGAGTGATCTTAATCAATTCTAACCCGGCCACCGTGATGACTGATCCTGAATTTTCTCATCAAACTTATATCCAACCCATCACCCCAGAAAATATCGCCGCTATCATCAAAAAGGAAAAGATTGACGCTATTTTACCAACAATGGGCGGGCAAACCGCTTTGAATGCAGTCATGCAAATGCACCAAAAGGGCATGTTAGAAGGCGTGGAGCTTTTAGGGGCTAAGATTGAAGCGATTAAAAAAGGCGAAGACAGGCAGGCTTTCAAAGAAGCGATGTTAAAAATCGGGATGGATTTGCCTAAAGGGCGTTACGCTTATAGCGAGTTAGAAGCCCTAGAAGCCATTAATGAAATTGGCTTTCCAGCCATTATCAGAGCGAGTTTCACGCTGGCTGGGGGAGGGAGTGGGGTTGCTTATAATATTGAAGAGTTTCAAGAATTGGCTAAAAACGCCCTAGACGCTTCGCCCATTAATGAAATTTTGATTGAAGAGTCCTTATTGGGGTGGAAAGAATACGAAATGGAGGTCATACGAGACAGCAAGGATAATTGCATCATTGTGTGCTGTATTGAAAATATTGATCCCATGGGCGTTCATACCGGTGATAGCATCACCATCGCTCCAAGCCTCACCTTAACCGATAAAGAATACCAACGCATGCGTGATGCGAGCTTTGCGATTTTGAGAGAAATTGGCGTGGATACGGGCGGGAGTAATGTGCAATTTGCGATCCACCCAGAGACTTTAAGAATGGTTGTGATTGAAATGAACCCACGAGTGAGTCGCAGCTCAGCACTAGCTTCAAAAGCGACCGGGTTTCCCATTGCAAAAGTCGCTACCATGCTTGCGGTGGGTTTTAGCTTAGATGAAATTAAAAACGATATTACCAACACTCCGGCGAGTTTTGAGCCTAGTTTGGATTATATCGTGGTGAAAATCCCTCGCTTTGCGTTTGAAAAATTTGCCGGTGTTTCTAGCACTTTAGGGACTTCTATGAAAAGCATTGGCGAAGTGATGGCGATAGGGGGGAATTTCTTAGAAGCCTTACAAAAAGCGTTATGCTCTTTGGAAAACAATTGGCTAGGGTTTGAATCGTTAAGCAAAGATTTAGAGATGATAAAAAAGGAAATCCGCCGGCCGAATTTCAAGCGCTTGCTCTATATCGCTGATGCGTTCAGGCTTGGTGTTTGTGTTGATGAAGTGTTTGAATTATGCCAGATTGACAGGTGGTTTTTATCTCAAATCCAAAAGCTAATCAAGGCAGAAGAAGGCATCAATTCTAGCGTTTTAACGGGCGCCAAAAAATTAAGAGGGCTTAAAAGTTTAGGCTTTAGCGATGCTAGGATTGCCGCTAAAATCAAAGAAAATGACAATTTAGAGGTGAGTCCTTTTGAAGTGGAATTAGCCAGAATGCATTTACAAATCGCGCCCCATTTTGAAGAAGTGGACACTTGCGCGGCTGAGTTTTTATCGCTCACGCCTTATTTGTATTCCACCTATGCCCCCAACCCTTTGCCCCCCATTGAAAACAAACAAGAAAAACAAGAAAAGAAAATCCTAATCATAGGCTCTGGGCCTAACCGCATCGGTCAAGGCATTGAATTTGATTATTGTTGCGTGCATGCGAGCTTTGCTTTGAAAGATTTAAACATTAAAAGCGTCATGCTCAATTGCAATCCAGAAACTGTAAGCACGGATTATGATACCAGCGATACGCTCTATTTTGAACCCATTCATTTTGAGTGCGTGAAGAGCATCATTCAAAGGGAGCGAGTGGATGGCATTATCGTGCATTTTGGGGGACAAACCCCTTTAAAACTCGCTAAAGATTTAGCGAAGATGCAAGCCCCCATTATTGGCACGCCTTTTAAGGTGATTGATATTGCTGAAGATAGAGAAAAATTTTCCCTCTTTTTAAAAGAGCTTGACATTAAGCAGCCTGAAAACGGCATGGCTAAAAGCGTTGATGAAGCTTATAGCATTGCTAATGTGATTGGTTTCCCTATCATTGTGCGCCCTAGTTATGTGCTAGGCGGCCAACACATGCAAATTTTAGAAAATATTGAAGAACTGCACCATTATTTAGAAAGCGTTACGCATGCTTTAGAGATTAGCCCTAAAAATCCGCTCCTCATTGATAAGTTTTTAGAAAAAGCGGTGGAATTAGATGTTGATGCCATTTGCGATAAAAAAGAGGTCTATATTGCCGGCATTTTACAGCATATTGAAGAAGCCGGAATCCATTCAGGCGATTCGGCGTGCTTTATCCCTTCCACTTTAAGGGCTGAAATTTTAGATGAAATTGAGCGAGTGAGCGCGAAAATCGCTCTGCATTTAGGCGTAGTGGGGCTATTGAATATCCAATTTGCTGTTTATGAAAATTCGCTGTATTTGATTGAGGTCAATCCCAGAGCCAGCAGAACCGTGCCTTTTTTGAGTAAGGCTTTAGGCGTTCCTTTAGCCAAAGTAGCGACTAGGGTTATGGTGTTAGAAGATTTGAAAGAAGCCTTGAAGTTTTATGATAAAAAAAATATCGTAGAATATTCTAAAGGCGTTTATAAGCCTAAAATGCCCCATTTTGTGGCTTTAAAAGAAGCGGTTTTCCCTTTTAATAAACTTTATGGATCGGATTTGATTTTAGGGCCTGAGATGAAAAGCACCGGCGAAGTGATGGGGATTGCTAAATCTTTAGGGCTTGCATTTTTCAAGGCACAAACGGCTTGCTTTAACCCCATTAAAAACAAGGGGCTTATTTTTGTCTCTATTAAAGATAAGGATAAAGAAGAAGCATGCGTTTTAATGAAGCGATTGGTTGAATTGGGTTTTGAATTGTGCGCCACAGAAGGCACGCATAAAGCTTTGGAAAAAGCTGGGGTGAAGTCTTTAAAGGTGCTTAAAATTTCTGAGGGCCGCCCTAATATCATGGATTTAATGATGAATGGGGAAATCAGCATGGCTATCAACACCAGTGATCACAAATCTCAAGATGACGCCAAACTCATCCGCGCTTCTGTGCTTAAAAACCATGTGAGTTATTTCACGACTTTAAGCGCGATAGAAGTCTTACTTTTAGCGTTAGAAGAAAGCTCTCAAAAAGACGAGTTGTTAGCCTTACAAGATTATTTGAAGTAA
- the gap gene encoding type I glyceraldehyde-3-phosphate dehydrogenase, with protein MKIFINGFGRIGRCVLRAILERSDTNPNLEVIGINDPANWEILAYLLEHDSVHGLLNKEAHYSNHKLIIGSLEIPVFNSIKDLKGVDVIIECSGKFLEPKTLENYLLLGAKKVLLSAPFMGEYDEKQYPTLVYGVNHSLYQNQAIVSNASCTTNAIAPICAILDKAFNIKEGMLTTIHSYTSDQKLIDLAHPLDKRRSRAAASNIIPTTTKAALALHKVLPNLKNKMHGHSVRVPSLDVSMIDLSLFLEKKTLKEPINDLLVEASKGGLKGVLEIDLKERVSSDFISNPSSVIIAPDLTFTLENMVKIMGWYDNEWGYSHRLVDMAQFVYHY; from the coding sequence ATGAAAATTTTTATCAATGGATTTGGCCGCATTGGGAGATGCGTTTTAAGAGCGATTTTAGAGCGTAGCGATACAAACCCCAACTTAGAAGTGATAGGCATCAATGACCCTGCTAATTGGGAAATTCTCGCTTATCTTTTAGAGCATGACAGCGTGCATGGTCTGCTCAATAAAGAGGCACATTATTCTAATCATAAGCTTATTATCGGCTCGTTAGAAATCCCTGTTTTTAATAGCATCAAAGACTTGAAAGGCGTGGATGTTATCATAGAGTGTTCAGGGAAGTTTTTAGAGCCTAAAACGCTGGAAAATTATCTTTTGCTTGGGGCTAAAAAGGTTCTGTTATCCGCTCCCTTTATGGGCGAATACGATGAAAAACAATACCCTACTTTAGTGTATGGGGTCAATCATTCTCTCTATCAAAACCAAGCCATTGTTTCTAACGCCTCTTGCACGACCAACGCTATCGCGCCCATTTGCGCTATTTTAGATAAAGCTTTTAATATTAAAGAGGGCATGCTAACGACTATTCATAGCTATACGAGCGATCAAAAACTCATTGATTTAGCCCACCCTTTGGATAAACGGCGCTCAAGAGCGGCCGCAAGTAACATTATCCCTACCACCACTAAAGCCGCTCTGGCCTTGCATAAAGTTTTACCCAATCTCAAAAACAAAATGCATGGGCATAGCGTGAGGGTGCCTAGCCTTGATGTGTCCATGATAGATTTGAGTTTGTTTTTAGAAAAAAAGACTCTCAAAGAGCCAATCAATGATTTATTGGTTGAAGCTTCCAAAGGGGGTTTAAAAGGCGTGTTAGAGATAGATTTAAAAGAAAGGGTGAGTTCTGATTTCATTTCTAACCCTAGTAGCGTCATAATCGCGCCTGATTTGACTTTCACGCTAGAGAATATGGTCAAAATCATGGGGTGGTATGATAACGAATGGGGGTATTCTCATCGTTTGGTGGATATGGCGCAATTTGTGTATCATTATTAA